AACGACAAAACGGGTGAAAAACCCGTTCGCCGAAAGACCAAGGGTTCCAGTCCAACGTTAATCGGGGCTGGGTGAGTCGACCCCTAAGGCGAGGCCGAAAGGCGTAGTCGATGGGAAATTGGTTAATATTCCAATACTTCTGTGTAATGCGATGAGAGGACGGAGAAGGTTAAGTCAGCCTGGCGTTGGTTGTCCAGGTGGAAGGAAGTAGGCATGCATCTTAGGCAAATCCGGGGTGCTCTATGCTGAGATCTGATAGCAAGCTGTACTTGTACAGCGAAGTGGCTGATACCATGCTTCCAGGAAAAGTCTCTAAGCTTCAGTTACACAGGAATCGTACCCGAAACCGACACAGGTGGTCAGGTCGAGTAGACCAAGGCGCTTGAGAGAACTCTGCTGAAGGAACTAGGCAAAATGGTACCGTAACTTCGGGAGAAGGTACGCTGCTGACGGTGATGACCCTTGCGGTCTGAGCTATTGGCAGCCACAGAAACCAGGCCGCTGCAACTGTTTATTAAAAACATAGCACTCTGCAAACACGAAAGTGGACGTATAGGGTGTGATGCCTGCCCGGTGCTGGAAGGTTAATTGATGGGGTTAGCGTAAGCGAAGCTCTTGATCGAAGCCCCAGTAAACGGCGGCCGTAACTATAACGGTCCTAAGGTAGCGAAATTCCTTGTCGGGTAAGTTCCGACCTGCACGAATGGCATAATGATGGCGGCGCTGTCTCCAGCAGAGGCTCAGTGAAATCGAAATCGCTGTGAAGATGCAGTGTACCCGCGGCTAGACGGAAAGACCCCGTGAACCTTTACTGCAGCTTGACATTGAACTTTGACCTTACTTGTGTAGGATAGGTGGGAGGCTTTGAAGTTGGAACGCTAGTTCCAATGGAGCCGTCCTTGAAATACCACCCTGGTAATGTTGAGGTTCTAACTCTGCCCCGTAATCCGGGGCGAGGACCATGTCTGGTGGGTAGTTTGACTGGGGCGGTCTCCTCCTAAAGAGTAACGGAGGAGTACGAAGGTGCGCTCAGCGTGGTCGGAAATCACGCGTAGAGTATAAAGGCAAAAGCGCGCTTAACTGCGAGACCCACAAGTCGAGCAGGTACGAAAGTAGGTCTTAGTGATCCGGTGGTTCTGTATGGAAGGGCCATCGCTCAACGGATAAAAGGTACTCTGGGGATAACAGGCTGATACCGCCCAAGAGTTCATATCGACGGCGGTGTTTGGCACCTCGATGTCGGCTCATCTCATCCTGGGGCTGAAGCAGGTCCCAAGGGTATGGCTGTTCGCCATTTAAAGAGGTACGCGAGCTGGGTTTAGAACGTCGTGAGACAGTTCGGTCCCTATCTACCGTGGGCGCTGGAAATTTGAGAGGATCTGCTCCTAGTACGAGAGGACCAGAGTGGACGAACCTCTGGTGTACCGGTTGTGACGCCAGTCGCATCGCCGGGTAGCTATGTTCGGAAGGGATAACCGCTGAAAGCATCTAAGCGGGAAGCCTACCTCAAGATAAGATTTCCCTAGGACTTTATGTCCTCTAAAGAGCCGTTCGAGACTAGGACGTTGATAGGTTGGATGTGGAAGCATAGTGATATGTGAAGCTGACCAATACTAATTGCTCGTGAGGCTTGACTATACAACACCCAAGCAGTTGTATATAAAGCATCAATCGATTCATTAATATGCAAAGCAACTTGATTTAGTTATACGCTTAGCTAAAATGAACAAATAAAGTAAGATTCAATCAGCCCATCTGTAAAGATTTGGAAAACGCATCGGCACATTAAGACCAATGCAAGTATCCATACCAGTTGTGCTGGCGACCATAGCAAGAGTGAACCACCTGATCCCTTCCCGAACTCAGAAGTGAAACCTCTTAGCGCTGATGGTAGTGTGGGGTTTCCCATGTGAGAGTAAGTCATCGCCAGCTCATTATTCTAACACCCCGGTCTCGAAAGAAACCGGGGTGTTCTTTTGCATGCGCGAGAATTGAATTGATTGAGAAAAAATAAAACTGAAAATATTATGAAAGATTCATGCTATAAATAATAAGAAAATTACATACTTAAATATGAATAATAAGGGAAAAGCATCTATGATAATTTATGGTGATGTAGGTTCGGGTAATTGTTATAAGATTAAACTATTACTTTCCTTATTAAATATTAAACATAGATGGGTCCACATTGATATTTTAAAAAAAGACACTCAAACAGCAGATTTTTTATTCTTAAATCCTAATGGAAAAATACCTGTACTGGTTCTAGATGATGGCCGTGTTTTAAGTGAATCTAACGCTATTTTAGGCTATCTGGCGGAGGGGACAGAGTTTATTGCTACAGATTCCTATACGAAAGCAAAAATGTATCAGTGGATGTTCTTTGAACAGTATAGTCATGAACCATTTATTGCAGTTGCTCGGTTTATTAATAAATATTTAGGGTTACCACCAGAAAGAATAGAGGAATATCATAATTTACAACCGAAAGGTCATAAAGCACTATCTATTATGGATAAAGTTTTAGTAGAGCATGACTATCTTATTGGAAATCAATTAACTATTGCTGATATTGCCCTATATGCATACACGCATGTCGCGGAGGAAGGTGGTTTTGATTTGGAGCTATATCCAAATATTCAAGCGTGGTGCCAAAGAATTCGAAAATATTCAGGTTATGTAGGTATGGGCTAATTAAAAAAGGACTCTATTAAGAGTCCTTTTTTATATAGGAAGGAAATTTCGAACCCGTGCCAAGTTAGAAATGGGCTTCTAAACCGACATAAGGACCCTTAAATTCAAATTTAAGATCATTATTATCGTAGTCATCTAAATCAATATT
This genomic stretch from Acinetobacter oleivorans DR1 harbors:
- a CDS encoding glutathione S-transferase family protein, translated to MIIYGDVGSGNCYKIKLLLSLLNIKHRWVHIDILKKDTQTADFLFLNPNGKIPVLVLDDGRVLSESNAILGYLAEGTEFIATDSYTKAKMYQWMFFEQYSHEPFIAVARFINKYLGLPPERIEEYHNLQPKGHKALSIMDKVLVEHDYLIGNQLTIADIALYAYTHVAEEGGFDLELYPNIQAWCQRIRKYSGYVGMG